A single window of Colletes latitarsis isolate SP2378_abdomen chromosome 11, iyColLati1, whole genome shotgun sequence DNA harbors:
- the Unc-104 gene encoding kinesin family member unc-104 isoform X9, whose product MSSVKVAVRVRPFNNREIHHEAQCIIEMTGNTTSILNPKVPPGTKDAIKSFNYDYSYFSMDPNDVNYSSQVMVYKDIGEEMLQHAFEGYNVCIFAYGQTGAGKSYTMMGKQEEGQEGIIPQICKDLFRKIDSNTTECLKHSVEVSYMEIYCERVRDLLNPKNKGNLRVREHPLLGPYVEDLSKLAVMSYENIHDLIDEGNKARTVAATNMNETSSRSHAVFTIFFTQQKQDSATGLVTEKVSKISLVDLAGSERADSTGAKGTRLKEGANINKSLTTLGKVISALAESATKKKKKADFIPYRDSVLTWLLRENLGGNSKTAMIAAVSPADINYDETLSTLRYADRAKQIVCKAVVNEDANAKLIRELKEEIQKLRELLKQENIDVQEGPDGKVTYEKKESRDEIIGANKCEDDVKESRPRIPSHPTSAIAEVAVDQLQASEKLIAELNETWEEKLERTEVIRLQREAVFAEMGVAVKEDGVTVGVFSPKKTPHLVNLNEDPLMSECLIYYIKDGFTRIGSAEANIPQDIQLCGPHILSEHCVFENHDSIITLIPKKDALIYVNGRVVTEPIVLKTGSRVILGKNHVFRFNHPDQVRERREKGSPAETPGNGERVDWNFAQIELLEMQGIDLKAEMEKRQLLLEEQFRKEKEEADQLFEEQRKSYEARIDALQRQVEEQSMTMSMYSSYTPDDFNNIEEDIFVNPLFDAESNWSEREFQLAAWAFRKWKYHQFTSLRDDLWGNAIFLKEANAISVELKKKVQFQFTLLTDTLYSPLPPDLLPSVDEDEEEERPFPRTIVAVEVQDTKNGATHYWTLDKLRQRLELMRHVYNEDSSPSTPEAKEDIFQCLTVYSNPKFSLANLLPSRQRLELMREMYHNEAELSPTSPDFNIESITGGDPFYDRFPWFRMVGRSFIYLSNLMYPVPLIHKVAIVNEKGDVKGYLRVAVQAVVEEENSEYSSGVRQSARISFEDDLFGGHKQNKRNTLLTQTLEKNRQILLHEERVVEGHNEQKDVKDEDDIGDADSGRGDSSVSSDMKEEDLPDHLQPGSEFIFRVTVLQAMGISTEYADIFCQFNFLHRHHETFSTETVKNTGKGNSPGFYHVQNITVTVTKSFLEYLKTQPIVFEVFGHYQQHPLHKDAKLEYIHPNSVRQPPKRMLPPSIPISQPVRSPKFGSVLPSPSTSHVHAKYDVLVWFEICELAPNGEYVPSVVDHSDDLPCRGLFLLHQGIQRRIRITIVHEPASDLRWKDVRELVVGRIRNTPEPEEEDNDSSVLSLGLFPGEYLEIPGDDRCMFRFEAAWDSSLHNSSLLNRVTAYGEQIFMTISAYLELENCGRPAIITKDLSMIIYGRDARVGPRSLKHLFSGSYRNQEANRLSGVYELVLRRSSEAGSPGVQRRQRRVLDTSSTYVRGEENLHGWRPRGDSLIFDHQWELEKLTRLEEVERVRHTLLLREKLGIDKVPLCNKISHDFTKSEKEVCNMMAKATNEPHASPVKLKRSTSKEVYEHCEMTEREKELAAKYIKLIQGRIPSKEPILLSDVSPGEDTMADMSASMMSSVISSSSQESVYARASDFLEQAAGIIVWSRSKSCILRLSSPERARLQELQESILASESNNQTCTIAPAPLGSSSPSKENLVLYVPEVEEIRISPVIARKGYLNVLEHKTNGWKKRWVAVRRPYVLIFREEKDPVERALINLATAQVEYSEDQLAMVKVPNTFSVVTKHRGYLLQTLGDKEVYDWLYAINPLLAGQIRSKLARKGPTAANLNNASPVGLSPPIDQQSNQNK is encoded by the exons ATGTCGTCGGTAAAGGTGGCGGTGAGGGTACGACCCTTCAACAATCGGGAGATCCACCACGAGGCACAATGCATCATCGAAATGACCGGCAACACTACTT CGATATTGAACCCCAAAGTACCGCCGGGCACCAAAGATGCGATCAAGAGTTTCAACTACGATTATTCCTATTTTTCCATGGAC CCAAACGACGTAAATTATTCCTCGCAAGTGATGGTTTACAAAGATATCGGCGAGGAGATGCTGCAACACGCCTTCGAAG GGTACAATGTTTGCATATTCGCCTACGGACAGACTGGAGCTGGTAAATCGTATACCATGATGGGCAAACAAGAAGAAGGTCAAGAGGGTATAATACCCCAAATTTGCAAGGATCTTTTTAGAAAAATCGATTCCAATACAACCGAGTGTTTGAAGCATTCGGTGGAAGTCAGTTACATGGAAATCTACTGCGAAAGGGTGCGGGATCTCTTGAATCCCAAGAACAAAGGAAATCTCCGTGTACGAGAACATCCTCTTCTTGGACCGTACGTCGAAGACCTGTCGAAATTAGCAGTGATGTCTTACGAAAATATCCATGATCTTATAGACGAGGGTAACAAAGCAAG AACCGTGGCAGCAACAAACATGAACGAAACTTCAAGCAGATCTCATGCTGTATTCACAATTTTCTTTACGCAACAAAAACAAGACTCTGCGACTGGGTTAGTGACGGAAAAGGTCAGCAAAATCTCGTTGGTTGATTTGGCTGGGTCTGAGAGAGCCGACTCTACCGGCGCAAAGGGAACGAGGTTAAAGGAGGGTGCCAATATCAACAAAAGCTTGACAACCCTCGGGAAGGTCATCAGTGCTTTGGCCGAAAGC GCTactaaaaagaagaagaaggctGATTTCATCCCTTACAGGGATTCTGTTTTAACGTGGTTGCTACGAGAAAACCTGGGAGGAAACTCTAAAACAGCGATGATAGCGGCAGTCAGTCCCGCCGACATCAATTACGATGAAACTCTCTCTACTTTACG ATACGCAGATAGAGCGAAGCAAATAGTTTGCAAGGCTGTCGTTAACGAGGACGCGAACGCCAAGCTTATTAGGGAGCTCAAGGAAGAGATTCAGAAGTTGCGGGAACTCCTCAAACAAGAGAATATTGACGTGCAAGA AGGGCCAGATGGTAAAGTCACATATGAAAAGAAAGAATCTA GAGACGAAATTATAGGAGCGAATAAATGCGAGGACGATGTGAAGGAAAGTCGACCGAGAATTCCGTCTCACCCGACATCGGCCATTGCCGAGGTAGCAGTGGATCAACTGCAAGCTTCGGAAAAATTGATCGCTG AACTGAACGAAACCTGGGAGGAAAAACTGGAACGAACGGAGGTGATACGCCTTCAACGCGAGGCGGTGTTCGCCGAAATGGGTGTTGCCGTGAAAGAGGACGGTGTCACAGTTGGTGTGTTCTCACCGAAGAAAACTCCACACTTGGTGAACTTAAACGAGGATCCTCTTATGTCCGAGTGTCTGATCTACTACATCAAGGATGGTTTCACGCGTATTGGTAGCGCCGAGGCTAACATACCACAAGACATTCAACTCTGCGGTCCTCACATACTGAGCGAGCATTGTGTTTTCGAGAACCACGACAGCATCATCACCCTGATTCCGAAGAAGGACGCTTTAATCTACGTTAATGGACGCGTGGTCACTGAGCCAATTGTTCTGAAGACTGGATCGCGTGTCATTTTAGGGAAGAATCACGTATTCAGATTCAATCATCCGGATCAAG TTCGTGAACGAAGGGAAAAGGGGTCTCCCGCGGAGACACCTGGAAATGGAGAGAGAGTCGACTGGAACTTTGCACAAATTGAATTGCTGGAAATGCAGGGGATCGACCTCAAAGCTGAAATGGAAAAGAGACAGTTGCTACTGGAAGAGCAGTTCCGCAAAGAGAAAGAAGAAGCCGATCAACTGTTCGAAGAACAAAGAAAA AGCTACGAGGCCCGGATAGATGCATTACAAAGACAAGTGGAGGAGCAAAGCATGACAATGTCCATGTATAGCAGTTACACACCCGATGATTTCAATAACATTGAGGAGGATATCTTTG TCAACCCCTTGTTTGACGCAGAGAGCAACTGGTCCGAGAGAGAGTTCCAACTGGCCGCTTGGGCCTTCCGCAAGTGGAAATATCATCAATTCACAAGTCTTCGAGATGATCTCTGGGGCAACGCGATATTCCTCAAAGAGGCTAACGCTATTTCTGTCGAACTCAAAAAGAAG GTTCAATTCCAGTTTACTTTGCTCACGGATACGCTTTATTCGCCACTTCCTCCGGATCTTTTACCCAGTGTAGATGAAGACGAAGAGGAAGAAAGGCCGTTCCCGCGCACGATTGTTGCTGTAGAAGTTCAAGATACAAAGAATGGAGCAACACATTATTGGACACTTGATAAACTAAG ACAGCGCTTGGAGTTGATGCGACACGTGTACAACGAGGACTCGAGCCCCAGCACCCCGGAGGCCAAAGAGGATATTTTCCAATGCCTTACTGTCTACTCTAATCCGAAGTTCTCGCTCGCAAATCTTTTGCCTTCGAG ACAAAGACTCGAATTGATGCGAGAAATGTATCATAATGAGGCTGAACTATCACCTACATCTCCAGACTTCAATATTGAATCTATTACTGGAGGTGATCCGTTCTACGATCGTTTTCCATGGTTCCGGATGGTTGGGAG GTCTTTTATATACTTAAGCAATCTCATGTACCCTGTTCCATTGATCCACAAAGTAGCGATAGTCAATGAAAAGGGAGACGTAAAAGGCTACTTGCGTGTAGCCGTGCAAGCCGTTGTTG AAGAGGAAAACAGCGAGTACTCAAGCGGCGTCAGACAGTCAGCTAGAATTTCCTTCGAGGATGATCTCTTCGGCGGTCACAAGCAAAACAAACGTAACACTTTGTTAACTCAGACGCTCGAAAAAAATCGACAGATACTCCTGCACGAGGAACGCGTCGTAGAGGGTCACAACGAGCAAAAAGACGTGAAAGACGAGGACGATATTGGCGATGCTGACAGTGGCAGAGGTGACAGCTCGGTTTCCAGCGACATGAAAGAAGAAGATCTACCAGATCATTTGCAACCGGGTTCTGAATTTATATTCAGGGTAACGGTGCTACAAGCTATGGGTATTTCCACCGAGTACGCCGATATTTTCTGCCAATTCAA TTTCTTACATCGACACCACGAAACCTTTTCAACGGAAACGGTAAAGAATACAGGAAAAGGAAATTCacctggattttatcacgtacaAAAT ATCACGGTTACGGTGACAAAATCATTCTTGGAGTACCTCAAAACTCAGCCAATCGTCTTCGAGGTCTTTGGGCATTACCAACAACACCCACTGCATAAGGATGCGAAACTGGAATA CATTCATCCCAACAGCGTAAGACAGCCACCGAAGAGGATGCTTCCGCCATCTATACCGATCAGTCAACCTGTACGCTCACCAAAATTCGGAAGCGTCCTACCATCGCCCAGCACATCGCACGTGCACGCCAAATACGATGTATTGGTCTggttcgaaatatgcgaactgGCACCGAACGGCGAATACGTGCCATCTGTGGTCGATCATAGCGACGACTTACCGTGTCGTGGACTTTTCTTGCTTCACCAAGGAATTCAGCGTCGTATCCGTATTACTATCGTTCATGAACCCGCATCTGACTTGCGATGGAAGGACGTGAGAGAGTTGGTCGTTGGTCGTATTAGAAACACGCCAGAGCCAGAGGAAGAAGACAATGACTCTTCGGTACTCTCGTTGGGTCTTTTCCCTGGCGAATATCTCGAAATTCCCGGAGACGATAGATGTATGTTCAGATTTGAGGCAGCATGGGACAGCTCTCTTCACAATTCTTCCTTACTCAACAGAGTTACAGCGTACGGAGAACAAATCTTCATGACCATCTCTGCATATCTTGAG TTGGAGAATTGTGGAAGACCGGCAATAATTACAAAAGACTTGAGCATGATCATTTACGGCAGAGATGCCAGAGTAGGACCTCGTTCTCTCAAACATTTGTTCAGCGGAAGCTACCGCAATCAGGAAGCTAATCGGCTCAGTGGCGTCTACGAGTTGGTTCTGCGACGTTCTTCGGAAGCAGGTAGCCCAG GTGTTCAAAGGCGACAACGCCGTGTATTAGACACAAGTTCCACATATGTTAGAGGAGAAGAGAACCTTCATGGATGGAGACCTCGAGGAGACAGTTTAATATTCGATCACCAATGGGAATTGGAGAAATTAACAAGATTAGAGGAAGTGGAAAGAGTAAGACATACGTTACTGTTGCGAGAAAAACTTGGTATTGACAAAGTCCCACTCTGCAATAAAATATCGCACGATTTTACAAAGAGCGAAAAG GAGGTTTGCAATATGATGGCGAAAGCGACAAACGAGCCACATGCTAGCCCGGTAAAACTTAAACGTTCAACGAGTAAAGAGGTTTACGAGCATTGTGAGATGACTGAGAGAGAAAAAGAATTGGCcgcaaaatatataaaattgattCAGGGTCGAATTCCAAGTAAAGAACCGATTCTACTTTCTGACGTTTCACCCGGAGAAGACACTATGGCTGATATGTCAGCATCCATGATGTCTTCGGTGATATCGTCCTCGTCTCAAGAGTCAGTATACGCGAGAGCTAGTGATTTCTTAGAGCAG GCTGCTGGTATAATAGTATGGAGCAGGTCTAAGTCGTGCATCCTTAGGTTGAGTTCGCCGGAGAGGGCTAGACTACAAGAACTGCAAGAGAGCATATTGGCTAGCGAGTCCAACAACCAGACATGTACCATCGCCCCGGCTCCGTTAGGTTCCTCGTCTCCATCGAAGGAAAATTTGGTGCTCTACGTGCCGGAAGTTGAAGAAATACGCATTAGTCCGGTTATTGCTAGAAAAGGATACCTAAATGTTCTCGAACACAAGACTAATGGATGGAAGAAACGCTGGGTG GCGGTGCGACGACCTTATGTTCTAATTTTTCGGGAAGAAAAAGATCCGGTAGAGAGAGCTCTGATCAATTTAGCTACTGCTCAAGTTGAATATTCTGAAGATCAGTTAGCCATGGTGAAAGTACCAAATACTTTCAG tgTTGTTACAAAACATCGAGGATATTTGCTGCAAACTTTAGGGGACAAGGAAGTCTACGACTGGTTATATGCTATTAATCCTCTCCTTGCTGGTCAAATCAG atcgaaactagCGCGCAAAGGGCCGACAGCAGCGAATCTGAATAACGCTTCGCCAGTCGGTCTATCTCCGCCTATAGATCAACAGTCGAACCAGAACAAGTGA
- the Unc-104 gene encoding kinesin family member unc-104 isoform X3 translates to MSSVKVAVRVRPFNNREIHHEAQCIIEMTGNTTSILNPKVPPGTKDAIKSFNYDYSYFSMDPNDVNYSSQVMVYKDIGEEMLQHAFEGYNVCIFAYGQTGAGKSYTMMGKQEEGQEGIIPQICKDLFRKIDSNTTECLKHSVEVSYMEIYCERVRDLLNPKNKGNLRVREHPLLGPYVEDLSKLAVMSYENIHDLIDEGNKARTVAATNMNETSSRSHAVFTIFFTQQKQDSATGLVTEKVSKISLVDLAGSERADSTGAKGTRLKEGANINKSLTTLGKVISALAESATKKKKKADFIPYRDSVLTWLLRENLGGNSKTAMIAAVSPADINYDETLSTLRYADRAKQIVCKAVVNEDANAKLIRELKEEIQKLRELLKQENIDVQEDKSVFYRCNTSWISKNCVPPFCARAGMPGSITVGPDGKVTYEKKESRDEIIGANKCEDDVKESRPRIPSHPTSAIAEVAVDQLQASEKLIAELNETWEEKLERTEVIRLQREAVFAEMGVAVKEDGVTVGVFSPKKTPHLVNLNEDPLMSECLIYYIKDGFTRIGSAEANIPQDIQLCGPHILSEHCVFENHDSIITLIPKKDALIYVNGRVVTEPIVLKTGSRVILGKNHVFRFNHPDQVRERREKGSPAETPGNGERVDWNFAQIELLEMQGIDLKAEMEKRQLLLEEQFRKEKEEADQLFEEQRKSYEARIDALQRQVEEQSMTMSMYSSYTPDDFNNIEEDIFVNPLFDAESNWSEREFQLAAWAFRKWKYHQFTSLRDDLWGNAIFLKEANAISVELKKKVQFQFTLLTDTLYSPLPPDLLPSVDEDEEEERPFPRTIVAVEVQDTKNGATHYWTLDKLRQRLELMRHVYNEDSSPSTPEAKEDIFQCLTVYSNPKFSLANLLPSRQRLELMREMYHNEAELSPTSPDFNIESITGGDPFYDRFPWFRMVGRSFIYLSNLMYPVPLIHKVAIVNEKGDVKGYLRVAVQAVVEEENSEYSSGVRQSARISFEDDLFGGHKQNKRNTLLTQTLEKNRQILLHEERVVEGHNEQKDVKDEDDIGDADSGRGDSSVSSDMKEEDLPDHLQPGSEFIFRVTVLQAMGISTEYADIFCQFNFLHRHHETFSTETVKNTGKGNSPGFYHVQNITVTVTKSFLEYLKTQPIVFEVFGHYQQHPLHKDAKLEYIHPNSVRQPPKRMLPPSIPISQPVRSPKFGSVLPSPSTSHVHAKYDVLVWFEICELAPNGEYVPSVVDHSDDLPCRGLFLLHQGIQRRIRITIVHEPASDLRWKDVRELVVGRIRNTPEPEEEDNDSSVLSLGLFPGEYLEIPGDDRCMFRFEAAWDSSLHNSSLLNRVTAYGEQIFMTISAYLELENCGRPAIITKDLSMIIYGRDARVGPRSLKHLFSGSYRNQEANRLSGVYELVLRRSSEAGVQRRQRRVLDTSSTYVRGEENLHGWRPRGDSLIFDHQWELEKLTRLEEVERVRHTLLLREKLGIDKVPLCNKISHDFTKSEKEVCNMMAKATNEPHASPVKLKRSTSKEVYEHCEMTEREKELAAKYIKLIQGRIPSKEPILLSDVSPGEDTMADMSASMMSSVISSSSQESVYARASDFLEQAAGIIVWSRSKSCILRLSSPERARLQELQESILASESNNQTCTIAPAPLGSSSPSKENLVLYVPEVEEIRISPVIARKGYLNVLEHKTNGWKKRWVAVRRPYVLIFREEKDPVERALINLATAQVEYSEDQLAMVKVPNTFSVVTKHRGYLLQTLGDKEVYDWLYAINPLLAGQIRSKLARKGPTAANLNNASPVGLSPPIDQQSNQNK, encoded by the exons ATGTCGTCGGTAAAGGTGGCGGTGAGGGTACGACCCTTCAACAATCGGGAGATCCACCACGAGGCACAATGCATCATCGAAATGACCGGCAACACTACTT CGATATTGAACCCCAAAGTACCGCCGGGCACCAAAGATGCGATCAAGAGTTTCAACTACGATTATTCCTATTTTTCCATGGAC CCAAACGACGTAAATTATTCCTCGCAAGTGATGGTTTACAAAGATATCGGCGAGGAGATGCTGCAACACGCCTTCGAAG GGTACAATGTTTGCATATTCGCCTACGGACAGACTGGAGCTGGTAAATCGTATACCATGATGGGCAAACAAGAAGAAGGTCAAGAGGGTATAATACCCCAAATTTGCAAGGATCTTTTTAGAAAAATCGATTCCAATACAACCGAGTGTTTGAAGCATTCGGTGGAAGTCAGTTACATGGAAATCTACTGCGAAAGGGTGCGGGATCTCTTGAATCCCAAGAACAAAGGAAATCTCCGTGTACGAGAACATCCTCTTCTTGGACCGTACGTCGAAGACCTGTCGAAATTAGCAGTGATGTCTTACGAAAATATCCATGATCTTATAGACGAGGGTAACAAAGCAAG AACCGTGGCAGCAACAAACATGAACGAAACTTCAAGCAGATCTCATGCTGTATTCACAATTTTCTTTACGCAACAAAAACAAGACTCTGCGACTGGGTTAGTGACGGAAAAGGTCAGCAAAATCTCGTTGGTTGATTTGGCTGGGTCTGAGAGAGCCGACTCTACCGGCGCAAAGGGAACGAGGTTAAAGGAGGGTGCCAATATCAACAAAAGCTTGACAACCCTCGGGAAGGTCATCAGTGCTTTGGCCGAAAGC GCTactaaaaagaagaagaaggctGATTTCATCCCTTACAGGGATTCTGTTTTAACGTGGTTGCTACGAGAAAACCTGGGAGGAAACTCTAAAACAGCGATGATAGCGGCAGTCAGTCCCGCCGACATCAATTACGATGAAACTCTCTCTACTTTACG ATACGCAGATAGAGCGAAGCAAATAGTTTGCAAGGCTGTCGTTAACGAGGACGCGAACGCCAAGCTTATTAGGGAGCTCAAGGAAGAGATTCAGAAGTTGCGGGAACTCCTCAAACAAGAGAATATTGACGTGCAAGAAGATAAGTCGGTTTTTTACCGGTGCAACACGAGTTGGATTTCCAAGAATTGTGTTCCCCCTTTCTGTGCGCGTGCGGGTATGCCTGGTTCGATAACAGTAG GGCCAGATGGTAAAGTCACATATGAAAAGAAAGAATCTA GAGACGAAATTATAGGAGCGAATAAATGCGAGGACGATGTGAAGGAAAGTCGACCGAGAATTCCGTCTCACCCGACATCGGCCATTGCCGAGGTAGCAGTGGATCAACTGCAAGCTTCGGAAAAATTGATCGCTG AACTGAACGAAACCTGGGAGGAAAAACTGGAACGAACGGAGGTGATACGCCTTCAACGCGAGGCGGTGTTCGCCGAAATGGGTGTTGCCGTGAAAGAGGACGGTGTCACAGTTGGTGTGTTCTCACCGAAGAAAACTCCACACTTGGTGAACTTAAACGAGGATCCTCTTATGTCCGAGTGTCTGATCTACTACATCAAGGATGGTTTCACGCGTATTGGTAGCGCCGAGGCTAACATACCACAAGACATTCAACTCTGCGGTCCTCACATACTGAGCGAGCATTGTGTTTTCGAGAACCACGACAGCATCATCACCCTGATTCCGAAGAAGGACGCTTTAATCTACGTTAATGGACGCGTGGTCACTGAGCCAATTGTTCTGAAGACTGGATCGCGTGTCATTTTAGGGAAGAATCACGTATTCAGATTCAATCATCCGGATCAAG TTCGTGAACGAAGGGAAAAGGGGTCTCCCGCGGAGACACCTGGAAATGGAGAGAGAGTCGACTGGAACTTTGCACAAATTGAATTGCTGGAAATGCAGGGGATCGACCTCAAAGCTGAAATGGAAAAGAGACAGTTGCTACTGGAAGAGCAGTTCCGCAAAGAGAAAGAAGAAGCCGATCAACTGTTCGAAGAACAAAGAAAA AGCTACGAGGCCCGGATAGATGCATTACAAAGACAAGTGGAGGAGCAAAGCATGACAATGTCCATGTATAGCAGTTACACACCCGATGATTTCAATAACATTGAGGAGGATATCTTTG TCAACCCCTTGTTTGACGCAGAGAGCAACTGGTCCGAGAGAGAGTTCCAACTGGCCGCTTGGGCCTTCCGCAAGTGGAAATATCATCAATTCACAAGTCTTCGAGATGATCTCTGGGGCAACGCGATATTCCTCAAAGAGGCTAACGCTATTTCTGTCGAACTCAAAAAGAAG GTTCAATTCCAGTTTACTTTGCTCACGGATACGCTTTATTCGCCACTTCCTCCGGATCTTTTACCCAGTGTAGATGAAGACGAAGAGGAAGAAAGGCCGTTCCCGCGCACGATTGTTGCTGTAGAAGTTCAAGATACAAAGAATGGAGCAACACATTATTGGACACTTGATAAACTAAG ACAGCGCTTGGAGTTGATGCGACACGTGTACAACGAGGACTCGAGCCCCAGCACCCCGGAGGCCAAAGAGGATATTTTCCAATGCCTTACTGTCTACTCTAATCCGAAGTTCTCGCTCGCAAATCTTTTGCCTTCGAG ACAAAGACTCGAATTGATGCGAGAAATGTATCATAATGAGGCTGAACTATCACCTACATCTCCAGACTTCAATATTGAATCTATTACTGGAGGTGATCCGTTCTACGATCGTTTTCCATGGTTCCGGATGGTTGGGAG GTCTTTTATATACTTAAGCAATCTCATGTACCCTGTTCCATTGATCCACAAAGTAGCGATAGTCAATGAAAAGGGAGACGTAAAAGGCTACTTGCGTGTAGCCGTGCAAGCCGTTGTTG AAGAGGAAAACAGCGAGTACTCAAGCGGCGTCAGACAGTCAGCTAGAATTTCCTTCGAGGATGATCTCTTCGGCGGTCACAAGCAAAACAAACGTAACACTTTGTTAACTCAGACGCTCGAAAAAAATCGACAGATACTCCTGCACGAGGAACGCGTCGTAGAGGGTCACAACGAGCAAAAAGACGTGAAAGACGAGGACGATATTGGCGATGCTGACAGTGGCAGAGGTGACAGCTCGGTTTCCAGCGACATGAAAGAAGAAGATCTACCAGATCATTTGCAACCGGGTTCTGAATTTATATTCAGGGTAACGGTGCTACAAGCTATGGGTATTTCCACCGAGTACGCCGATATTTTCTGCCAATTCAA TTTCTTACATCGACACCACGAAACCTTTTCAACGGAAACGGTAAAGAATACAGGAAAAGGAAATTCacctggattttatcacgtacaAAAT ATCACGGTTACGGTGACAAAATCATTCTTGGAGTACCTCAAAACTCAGCCAATCGTCTTCGAGGTCTTTGGGCATTACCAACAACACCCACTGCATAAGGATGCGAAACTGGAATA CATTCATCCCAACAGCGTAAGACAGCCACCGAAGAGGATGCTTCCGCCATCTATACCGATCAGTCAACCTGTACGCTCACCAAAATTCGGAAGCGTCCTACCATCGCCCAGCACATCGCACGTGCACGCCAAATACGATGTATTGGTCTggttcgaaatatgcgaactgGCACCGAACGGCGAATACGTGCCATCTGTGGTCGATCATAGCGACGACTTACCGTGTCGTGGACTTTTCTTGCTTCACCAAGGAATTCAGCGTCGTATCCGTATTACTATCGTTCATGAACCCGCATCTGACTTGCGATGGAAGGACGTGAGAGAGTTGGTCGTTGGTCGTATTAGAAACACGCCAGAGCCAGAGGAAGAAGACAATGACTCTTCGGTACTCTCGTTGGGTCTTTTCCCTGGCGAATATCTCGAAATTCCCGGAGACGATAGATGTATGTTCAGATTTGAGGCAGCATGGGACAGCTCTCTTCACAATTCTTCCTTACTCAACAGAGTTACAGCGTACGGAGAACAAATCTTCATGACCATCTCTGCATATCTTGAG TTGGAGAATTGTGGAAGACCGGCAATAATTACAAAAGACTTGAGCATGATCATTTACGGCAGAGATGCCAGAGTAGGACCTCGTTCTCTCAAACATTTGTTCAGCGGAAGCTACCGCAATCAGGAAGCTAATCGGCTCAGTGGCGTCTACGAGTTGGTTCTGCGACGTTCTTCGGAAGCAG GTGTTCAAAGGCGACAACGCCGTGTATTAGACACAAGTTCCACATATGTTAGAGGAGAAGAGAACCTTCATGGATGGAGACCTCGAGGAGACAGTTTAATATTCGATCACCAATGGGAATTGGAGAAATTAACAAGATTAGAGGAAGTGGAAAGAGTAAGACATACGTTACTGTTGCGAGAAAAACTTGGTATTGACAAAGTCCCACTCTGCAATAAAATATCGCACGATTTTACAAAGAGCGAAAAG GAGGTTTGCAATATGATGGCGAAAGCGACAAACGAGCCACATGCTAGCCCGGTAAAACTTAAACGTTCAACGAGTAAAGAGGTTTACGAGCATTGTGAGATGACTGAGAGAGAAAAAGAATTGGCcgcaaaatatataaaattgattCAGGGTCGAATTCCAAGTAAAGAACCGATTCTACTTTCTGACGTTTCACCCGGAGAAGACACTATGGCTGATATGTCAGCATCCATGATGTCTTCGGTGATATCGTCCTCGTCTCAAGAGTCAGTATACGCGAGAGCTAGTGATTTCTTAGAGCAG GCTGCTGGTATAATAGTATGGAGCAGGTCTAAGTCGTGCATCCTTAGGTTGAGTTCGCCGGAGAGGGCTAGACTACAAGAACTGCAAGAGAGCATATTGGCTAGCGAGTCCAACAACCAGACATGTACCATCGCCCCGGCTCCGTTAGGTTCCTCGTCTCCATCGAAGGAAAATTTGGTGCTCTACGTGCCGGAAGTTGAAGAAATACGCATTAGTCCGGTTATTGCTAGAAAAGGATACCTAAATGTTCTCGAACACAAGACTAATGGATGGAAGAAACGCTGGGTG GCGGTGCGACGACCTTATGTTCTAATTTTTCGGGAAGAAAAAGATCCGGTAGAGAGAGCTCTGATCAATTTAGCTACTGCTCAAGTTGAATATTCTGAAGATCAGTTAGCCATGGTGAAAGTACCAAATACTTTCAG tgTTGTTACAAAACATCGAGGATATTTGCTGCAAACTTTAGGGGACAAGGAAGTCTACGACTGGTTATATGCTATTAATCCTCTCCTTGCTGGTCAAATCAG atcgaaactagCGCGCAAAGGGCCGACAGCAGCGAATCTGAATAACGCTTCGCCAGTCGGTCTATCTCCGCCTATAGATCAACAGTCGAACCAGAACAAGTGA